A single genomic interval of Armigeres subalbatus isolate Guangzhou_Male chromosome 1, GZ_Asu_2, whole genome shotgun sequence harbors:
- the LOC134207221 gene encoding uncharacterized protein LOC134207221, translating to MQDCNPVKTPMEKGCLLPARSVNPVSHPYRELLGSLMYTMLCVRPDICYAVGYLGRFQNQPGETDWQALKRVVRYMKDTKNLKLQYKQHNDAEALVGYADADWASDTEDIKSVSGYIFKVYGNTVSWASRKQQTVALSSCEAEYAALSASASEGLWLHGILQDLKQV from the coding sequence ATGCAAGATTGCAATCCCGTCAAGACTCCAATGGAGAAGGGCTGTCTCCTACCGGCGCGATCTGTGAATCCTGTGTCGCATCCGTACCGTGAGTTGCTGGGCAGCCTTATGTACACAATGTTGTGTGTCCGACCCGACATATGCTATGCGGTTGGATACCTGGGGCGCTTCCAAAATCAACCTGGTGAAACTGACTGGCAAGCGCTGAAGAGAGTAGTTCGGTACATGAAGGATACGAAGAACCTCAAACTTCAGTACAAGCAGCACAACGACGCTGAGGCACTAGTCGGATACGCAGACGCCGACTGGGCGTCGGACACTGAAGATATAAAATCTGTTAGCGGCTACATTTTCAAGGTTTATGGTAACACCGTGTCCTGGGCTAGCCGCAAGCAACAAACCGTTGCGCTATCGTCGTGCGAAGCAGAGTATGCAGCCTTGAGTGCCTCGGCTTCCGAAGGGCTGTGGCTGCACGGAATCCTCCAGGACCTCAAACAAGTCTAA
- the LOC134206828 gene encoding nitric oxide-associated protein 1, which produces MLRNCIKTLQYSINGARKSPHRSVVQIRQCSSASERFELTTDELFEQFKDKIRYSSFVENQILKLGYRRNKILESRLEKARRDHITHQARARPFPIALEQLYGERIQEPSPVDAEESEEVVDYFPYQKLIRKIEHAPVEDLPEDVAPSTGQWMSDYEYYEEDEDDDRQSLYGTPDPKEPVSNVPCGGCGALLQCAEPSISGYLPSQLFKNRSKQQLMTSICQRCHFLKNYNTAINITVSPEDYIEMISSIRNKKALVLLLVDLLDFPCSIWPGLSDILGPERSIIVVGNKVDLLPRDCSGYLDNIRNNLTKTFLEAGFTKNNIKHVSLISATTGYGVEQLITKIHNVWGVRGDVYLVGCTNVGKSSLFNALLRSDLCKVKASDLVQRATACPWPGTTLKMLKFPILRPSDYRLYLRSKRLQSERVILAEEEKLRRHQARSTGSPQFATLIGHIGQTFAAEKAQTSDHFSVSQNSGGGAAPILTLNEKSDDYINSKWCYDTPGVVQPEQITNLLTTDELLLTLPKQMIRPRAYLMKTGLTLFLAGLGRLDYIEGPESTRVLLYASPNLPTLICDTEHASEIYRNFLGTDYLRVPRAGPERLAKWPALQAGPDILLCGEEKHISVADVVLSSAGWISINLSADSEAVFRAWTPERRGIFVRQPALLPFGMRLRGKRIRGSLAYRDGDAFVKQ; this is translated from the exons ATGTTACGAAATTGTATAAAAACTTTACAATATTCTATTAATGGTGCCAGAAAAAGTCCTCACCGCTCGGTAGTGCAAATCCGACAATGTTCTTCCGCCAGCGAAAGGTTCGAATTGACGACGGACGAACTGTTCGAACAGTTCAAGGACAAAATTCGCTACAGCTCGTTTGTGGAAAACCAAATACTAAAGTTAGGATACCGGCGCAATAAGATTCTCGAGTCGCGGTTGGAGAAAGCCCGACGTGATCACATTACCCATCAGGCACGGGCCAGACCGTTTCCGATTGCCCTTGAGCAGCTGTACGGCGAAAGGATTCAGGAACCATCGCCGGTCGATGCCGAGGAGTCGGAGGAAGTGGTCGATTACTTCCCGTACCAGAAACTGATCCGCAAGATTGAACATGCTCCCGTAGAGGATTTACCCGAGGATGTCGCTCCCTCAACCGGTCAGTGGATGTCCGACTACGAGTACTACGAAGAGGATGAGGACGACGATCGGCAGTCATTGTACGGAACACCGGATCCGAAAGAGCCGGTTTCCAACGTGCCTTGTGGGGGTTGCGGTGCATTGTTGCAATGTGCTGAACCTAGCATTTCCGGCTATTTGCCAAGCCAGTTGTTTAAGAACCGCTCGAAGCAGCAGTTGATGACCAGCATTTGTCAGAGGTGTCACTTCTTGAAGAACTACAACACGGCTATCAACATCACCGTGTCGCCCGAGGACTACATCGAAATGATTTCATCTATTCGGAACAAGAAAGCGCTGGTGCTGCTCTTG GTAGATCTCTTGGACTTCCCGTGCTCAATTTGGCCGGGCCTGTCGGATATTTTAGGGCCTGAGCGATCCATCATCGTTGTGGGCAACAAAGTCGACCTTCTCCCTCGCGACTGCTCTGGATATCTTGACAATATTCGCAACAATCTGACCAAAACCTTCCTGGAAGCAGGCTTCACCAAGAACAATATCAAACACGTGTCTCTTATATCGGCTACCACCGGCTACGGCGTCGAGCAACTTATCACCAAAATCCACAATGTCTGGGGAGTGCGTGGCGATGTGTACCTCGTCGGTTGCACCAATGTTGGAAAGAGCTCACTTTTCAACGCACTACTCCGCTCAGATCTCTGCAAAGTCAAAGCTTCTGACCTGGTCCAGCGGGCAACCGCCTGCCCCTGGCCCGGAACCACCCTTAAAATGCTCAAATTCCCCATCTTGAGACCGTCGGACTATCGCCTCTATCTTCGCTCGAAGCGCCTCCAATCCGAACGGGTTATCCTCGCCGAAGAAGAGAAACTTCGACGGCATCAAGCTCGCAGCACCGGATCGCCTCAATTCGCCACCCTTATCGGACACATCGGTCAGACATTCGCCGCAGAAAAAGCGCAAACTAGCGACCACTTCTCCGTATCGCAAAATAGCGGCGGAGGCGCGGCACCCATTCTTACATTGAACGAAAAAAGCGACGACTACATCAACAGCAAATGGTGCTACGACACTCCCGGGGTGGTCCAGCCTGAACAAATAACCAATCTTCTCACCACGGACGAGCTTCTCCTGACCCTCCCGAAGCAGATGATCCGCCCAAGAGCGTACCTCATGAAGACCGGGCTCACTCTGTTCCTGGCCGGTCTCGGTCGACTGGACTACATCGAGGGCCCCGAATCTACGCGCGTTCTCCTATACGCCTCTCCGAACCTTCCGACGCTGATTTGTGACACCGAGCATGCCTCCGAAATCTACCGAAATTTTCTGGGAACCGATTATCTCCGAGTGCCACGAGCTGGTCCCGAGCGCCTGGCCAAGTGGCCCGCACTGCAAGCCGGTCCGGACATATTGCTGTGCGGCGAGGAGAAGCACATTTCCGTAGCGGATGTGGTTCTCTCGTCGGCCGGTTGGATTTCCATCAACCTGTCGGCCGATTCGGAAGCCGTATTTCGGGCGTGGACCCCGGAACGTAGGGGAATCTTTGTGCGGCAGCCCGCACTTTTGCCCTTCGGTATGCGGCTAAGGGGGAAACGGATACGCGGAAGTTTGGCCTACCGAGACGGGGATGCGTTtgtgaagcaatga
- the LOC134206830 gene encoding glycosaminoglycan xylosylkinase homolog, protein MTKRRQLYLVVVGLLFLLLAIIFVANFFFINWLTAVDNRNVSPGEDVAPRHGHVIEDSNPLLVQLDRQESQQQGLKANRAEGILGAVQSRVGKLKAVYRNRNPRYYPVKRGILRAFIGKTYNISTVWKTAAAWPSGNEIYPAKDERLGKVVQALQEAEIVSARNTPRGTQLKLLFDLTGKQTVLFKPSWYRRDTIIEGTVYSGKDRHNSEVVAFHLGAILNMRWTPIVVGRRVSLQEIYRLADTELQATMMKNDTRQCVYGKCHYCKPTEAVCDDAETDQLEGALLLLVPGKFSKYRSPWQRTYRDGVQAEWERADGYCGRVKERLPLDRLLDLIDVAIFDFLIQNGDRHHYETRDDRVLLMDNGKGFGNPFKDHFDILAPLYQCCIIRKSTWERLQIFSGGALTETLKGLSEIDLLHPLLTKDHYDAIERRLLLIYTTVEMCREKYNSRIFK, encoded by the exons ATGACAAAACGTCGGCAGTTGTATCTGGTTGTGGTTGGATTGTTGTTCCTGCTGCTGGCGATCATATTTGTGGCGAACTTTTTCTTCATTAACTGGCTGACGGCGGTGGATAATCGAAACGTGTCCCCAGGTGAGGATGTGGCCCCTCGGCATGGCCATGTCATTGAAGATAGCAACCCTCTGTTAGTGCAGTTAGACCGCCAAGAAAGTCAGCAGCAGGGGTTGAAAGCAAATCGAGCGGAAGGCATTCTCGGTGCGGTGCAATCTCGTGTTGGGAAATTGAAGGCAGTGTATAGGAATCGAAACCCTCGCTACTATCCGGTGAAGCGTGGGATATTACGAGCATTCATAGGAAAGACGTACAACATTTCGACAGTGTGGAAGACAGCAGCGGCG TGGCCCTCGGGTAACGAAATCTACCCCGCGAAAGACGAACGCCTCGGCAAGGTTGTTCAAGCGCTGCAAGAAGCAGAAATAGTCTCGGCTAGGAACACGCCAAGGGGAACCCAACTGAAATTATTATTCGATTTGACTGGAAAACAAACCGTCCTATTCAAACCTAGCTGGTACCGCCGGGATACCATCATTGAGGGCACCGTCTACTCGGGAAAGGATCGCCACAACTCGGAAGTTGTCGCGTTCCATCTTGGTGCAATATTAAATATGCGCTGGACGCCTATCGTCGTGGGTCGACGTGTCTCCCTGCAGGAAATCTATCGCTTGGCGGACACTGAACTGCAAGCAACGATGATGA AGAACGATACACGACAGTGTGTTTACGGTAAGTGCCATTACTGCAAGCCCACGGAAGCCGTGTGCGATGATGCGGAGACAGATCAACTGGAAGGAGCACTCCTTCTGCTGGTACCGGGCAAGTTCTCCAAATATCGTTCACCGTGGCAGCGAACCTATCGCGATGGAGTACAGGCTGAGTGGGAACGTGCCGATGGATATTGTGGAAGAGTCAAGGAAAGACTGCCTCTGGACCGACTGTTGGATCTGATAGATGTAGCCATTTTTGATTTCCTAATTCAGAACGGTGATCGACATCACTATGAAACCAGAGATGATCGGGTACTACTCATggacaatgggaaaggattcggAAATCCTTTCAAGGACCATTTCGATATATTGGCACCATTGTATCAATGCTGCAT TATCCGCAAATCTACGTGGGAACGATTGCAAATATTTTCCGGCGGAGCTTTAACAGAAACACTTAAGGGATTGAGTGAAATTGATCTCCTGCATCCTTTACTAACCAAAGACCATTACGACGCCATCGAACGACGGTTACTACTCATTTACACTACCGTGGAGATGTGTCGCGAAAAGTACAATagcagaatttttaaatga